A section of the Euryarchaeota archaeon genome encodes:
- a CDS encoding multicopper oxidase domain-containing protein, whose translation MSSKWRVESIVVFIIVLTLPLTGADISPSVPVAGDVAGTQTRRTAMTLGAGQDSPGLAEQDETSSGRATDPSAGHHDSEVVPVAAPPAGRAAPFEFGSHDVDQAEEPMTAISGQSAKVSVQLEVVEKQVTVLGVPFTAWTFNGVLPGPVIRISEGTTLEIVLVNGHSQPHSIHTHLRGNLIASDGSSDTVPFPVVPHQHNILPVDQNPIGPSQPREDSDVARPGESYTYTFQADTPGTFLYHCHVFLATEHISRGLYGIIEVYPAGWTWTELPKDPLNGNTKARVTDDRGRAYFEDVVMMSEITPGGGPGAPATPPPEAPWAPTGVPTSGMTPPGTGKIHIANFRAWNDPYVVGPVRPNEKVRIVLANIGDEYHDWHVHSHWFDVLDKISRDKKPLYTTDALVTGPGDSFETLLTAGAPGYWFMHDHNVPEAHTGMVPWLHVEGEPLPDNAPEVTIDTPIDGAVAAGRILFKGEADDFDGRETVRAVEVRIDDGPWERVKGLTGWRYEWDSTLVADGVHVFSARAYDGIAYSQEKVMGLTIVNSLLGPEAVENAIATQERADELHAAAKTPGLDPLIVAATVALAGLLVSRRSRIG comes from the coding sequence ATGAGCTCGAAATGGCGCGTGGAATCCATCGTGGTCTTCATCATCGTGTTGACATTGCCCCTTACCGGAGCGGACATCTCGCCGTCGGTCCCCGTGGCCGGGGACGTCGCGGGCACGCAGACTCGGCGTACTGCGATGACTTTGGGCGCCGGTCAAGACTCTCCAGGCCTTGCCGAACAGGACGAAACGTCATCCGGTCGCGCAACGGACCCTTCTGCGGGTCATCATGATAGTGAAGTCGTGCCCGTCGCGGCCCCCCCTGCGGGGCGGGCGGCTCCGTTCGAGTTCGGATCCCATGACGTCGACCAGGCCGAAGAACCCATGACGGCAATTAGCGGCCAAAGTGCGAAGGTCTCCGTCCAGCTCGAGGTCGTGGAGAAACAAGTGACCGTCCTTGGAGTCCCCTTCACCGCGTGGACCTTCAACGGGGTGCTGCCGGGCCCGGTGATACGGATCTCGGAAGGCACGACCCTCGAGATCGTGCTGGTGAACGGCCACAGTCAACCCCATAGCATTCACACGCACCTGCGGGGAAACCTTATCGCGAGCGATGGATCGAGCGATACCGTACCATTTCCAGTGGTCCCTCATCAGCACAACATCTTGCCCGTCGATCAGAACCCGATAGGCCCTTCCCAGCCTCGCGAGGACAGCGACGTGGCCCGACCCGGAGAGAGCTACACCTACACTTTCCAGGCGGACACGCCGGGCACGTTCCTCTACCACTGCCACGTGTTCCTCGCCACCGAGCACATTAGTCGGGGCCTCTACGGCATCATCGAAGTGTATCCGGCGGGATGGACATGGACCGAACTTCCGAAGGACCCGCTCAACGGGAACACGAAGGCCCGCGTCACCGACGACCGCGGTCGCGCCTACTTTGAAGACGTCGTGATGATGAGCGAGATCACGCCCGGAGGAGGCCCCGGCGCTCCTGCCACGCCACCGCCTGAGGCGCCTTGGGCGCCCACCGGCGTCCCGACGTCGGGGATGACGCCGCCGGGCACGGGAAAGATACACATCGCGAACTTCCGGGCCTGGAACGACCCGTACGTCGTGGGGCCGGTCCGTCCCAACGAGAAAGTGCGGATCGTCCTGGCGAACATCGGGGACGAGTACCACGACTGGCACGTGCACAGCCACTGGTTCGATGTCCTAGACAAGATCAGCCGAGACAAGAAACCGCTTTACACGACCGACGCATTGGTCACCGGGCCCGGGGATTCCTTCGAGACCTTGCTCACGGCCGGCGCTCCAGGCTACTGGTTCATGCACGACCACAACGTGCCGGAGGCGCACACGGGGATGGTCCCGTGGCTTCATGTCGAAGGCGAACCCCTGCCGGACAACGCCCCGGAAGTCACGATCGACACGCCCATCGACGGCGCCGTCGCGGCGGGACGCATCCTGTTCAAGGGCGAAGCCGACGACTTCGATGGACGTGAGACCGTGCGCGCGGTCGAGGTGCGGATCGATGACGGGCCCTGGGAGCGCGTAAAGGGGCTCACGGGCTGGCGTTACGAGTGGGACTCGACGCTTGTGGCCGATGGGGTCCACGTCTTTTCCGCGCGGGCCTACGACGGGATAGCGTACTCCCAGGAGAAAGTCATGGGGCTCACGATCGTGAACTCGCTCCTCGGTCCCGAAGCGGTCGAGAACGCCATCGCCACCCAAGAGCGGGCTGACGAGTTGCACGCGGCGGCGAAGACGCCGGGCCTTGACCCATTGATAGTGGCGGCGACTGTGGCGCTGGCCGGTCTTCTCGTTTCCCGTCGGTCGCGGATCGGGTGA
- a CDS encoding DUF2867 domain-containing protein — MKRILVTGATGYIGGRLVPRLLERGHAVRVLVRDAKRIRGRPWADMVEVSVGDLTDPKSVDGVFEDIDCAYYLVHSIYTGPRFAERDRLAATNFVRAAKGLEHVIYLGGLMPGSGEVSEHLRSRAEVGRLLRERLPTTEFRAGPIIGSGSASFEMVRYITERLPAMIVPRVFLNEVQPVAVRDVLNYLGLAVEVGPAGIVEIGGGDRVTFKGMIETYARARQLRRWVFPVPIPFLPRAAAWWVSLVAPLNYDLARALLTGLSRPLHADTARARALYPEVTPITYGHAVRLAVERIDAGRVETHWSGALGGGPTYTMIDWEGVVKEVRTIHVAAAPGSVFDEFCGLGGDRGWLVWAWAWWMRGLLDKLAGGPGLRRGRRHPTKLLPGEALDFWRVEAIESSRLLCLRAEMKLPGRAWLQWEAVPEADGTRLVQTAAFSPIGLSGAIYWYGLYPLHSRIFSDLVRAIGRAAEESRSLPDSAAQ, encoded by the coding sequence CTGAAACGGATCCTCGTGACGGGAGCGACCGGCTACATCGGCGGGCGCCTCGTGCCGCGCCTATTGGAGCGGGGCCACGCGGTCAGGGTACTGGTGCGCGACGCAAAGAGGATAAGGGGCCGACCGTGGGCCGACATGGTCGAGGTCTCGGTGGGGGACCTCACCGATCCTAAGTCAGTGGACGGCGTCTTCGAAGACATCGATTGCGCCTACTACCTCGTACACTCCATATACACCGGGCCCCGCTTCGCCGAACGGGACCGGTTGGCGGCCACCAACTTCGTGCGCGCGGCGAAGGGACTGGAACACGTCATCTACCTCGGAGGGCTCATGCCCGGAAGCGGCGAGGTCTCGGAGCATCTTCGAAGCCGCGCCGAGGTGGGAAGGCTGCTTCGCGAGAGGCTCCCGACGACGGAGTTCAGGGCCGGTCCCATAATCGGTTCGGGGTCGGCCTCTTTCGAGATGGTGCGTTACATCACCGAGAGGCTACCCGCGATGATCGTCCCACGTGTGTTCCTGAACGAGGTGCAGCCTGTGGCCGTCAGGGACGTCCTGAACTATCTAGGCCTCGCCGTCGAGGTGGGCCCCGCGGGTATAGTAGAGATCGGCGGCGGGGACAGGGTGACTTTCAAGGGGATGATAGAGACCTACGCGAGGGCGCGCCAGTTGAGGCGTTGGGTGTTCCCGGTGCCCATTCCGTTTCTGCCCCGCGCCGCCGCCTGGTGGGTGAGCCTCGTCGCACCCCTCAACTACGACCTCGCGCGGGCCCTTCTCACGGGGCTGAGCCGCCCGCTCCACGCCGACACGGCGAGGGCACGTGCGCTCTATCCAGAGGTGACCCCGATCACTTACGGGCATGCAGTGCGGCTCGCCGTCGAACGGATAGACGCGGGCCGGGTCGAGACGCATTGGAGCGGAGCCCTCGGAGGCGGTCCCACGTACACGATGATCGATTGGGAAGGAGTGGTCAAGGAGGTCCGGACGATCCACGTGGCCGCCGCACCCGGGTCGGTCTTCGACGAGTTCTGCGGTCTCGGCGGGGACCGCGGCTGGCTCGTCTGGGCATGGGCATGGTGGATGAGGGGTCTGCTCGACAAGCTTGCCGGCGGGCCGGGCCTTCGTCGGGGTCGCCGTCATCCGACCAAGCTGTTGCCAGGCGAGGCGCTTGACTTCTGGCGCGTGGAAGCGATCGAGAGCTCAAGGCTCCTCTGCCTTCGTGCAGAGATGAAACTCCCGGGCCGCGCGTGGCTTCAATGGGAAGCGGTCCCGGAGGCGGATGGGACGCGGCTCGTCCAGACCGCGGCGTTCAGCCCGATCGGACTATCGGGCGCCATCTATTGGTACGGTCTGTACCCGTTACACTCCCGCATCTTCAGCGACCTCGTGAGGGCGATCGGGAGGGCGGCCGAGGAATCGCGATCCCTGCCGGATTCGGCGGCCCAATAG
- a CDS encoding fibronectin type III domain-containing protein, protein MSAIGRSQHRFTLFISMMLLAGLVLWDATGEARKAGVSGRAEGGCTCHGGGTADASIQPNVEGLPARYEPEKSYSMAIGVKGGPPYTKAGFDLKASQGRLSAATGEANVQVTSTATFGGSPGEATHKSPGSRSWKVEWTAPAAGAGKVIFHLAVNSVNGNDQPDLLDKWNLVTLSSDEVNLAPRPVKLDAATEIAPGTTRISWSANIEPDVVRVEVHKGTKAAFPLISATRAATVANPAQTTANVSKLLPETTYYFRVRLVDKGGLTSDSNEISFTTSAPVVTPAPASGVGQSINPIPALNLAPIVAVLAAAALCRRCHRSRGGANQVETRT, encoded by the coding sequence GTGAGTGCCATCGGGCGATCTCAACATCGCTTCACGCTGTTCATCTCGATGATGCTCCTTGCCGGCCTCGTCCTATGGGACGCTACCGGCGAGGCACGCAAAGCCGGCGTGAGCGGCCGAGCCGAGGGCGGTTGCACCTGCCACGGCGGAGGGACCGCCGATGCTTCGATCCAACCCAACGTGGAGGGGCTCCCGGCCCGCTACGAGCCTGAGAAGAGCTATTCCATGGCCATCGGCGTGAAGGGCGGGCCGCCGTACACCAAGGCGGGTTTCGACCTCAAAGCCTCGCAAGGACGTTTGTCGGCGGCGACCGGCGAAGCCAACGTACAGGTGACGAGCACGGCGACTTTCGGGGGCTCCCCCGGCGAGGCGACCCACAAGTCTCCCGGCTCCCGTTCCTGGAAGGTGGAGTGGACGGCGCCGGCCGCAGGCGCCGGCAAGGTCATTTTCCATCTCGCCGTCAACAGCGTCAACGGCAACGACCAGCCAGACCTCCTCGACAAGTGGAACCTTGTGACGCTTTCGAGCGACGAGGTCAATCTCGCGCCAAGACCCGTGAAGCTCGATGCGGCCACTGAAATCGCGCCCGGAACCACGCGCATCTCGTGGTCTGCGAACATCGAGCCCGACGTCGTCCGCGTGGAGGTGCACAAGGGGACCAAGGCGGCCTTCCCACTGATAAGCGCCACCCGGGCGGCGACAGTGGCCAACCCGGCCCAAACCACCGCTAACGTCTCAAAGCTTCTCCCTGAGACGACTTACTACTTCCGCGTTCGTCTGGTCGACAAGGGCGGCCTCACGTCGGACTCGAACGAGATTTCATTCACGACGTCCGCGCCCGTTGTCACACCTGCCCCGGCAAGTGGCGTCGGGCAATCCATCAATCCGATCCCTGCCCTGAATCTCGCCCCCATCGTGGCCGTGTTGGCCGCGGCGGCTTTGTGTCGCCGATGCCATCGTTCTCGAGGGGGCGCGAATCAGGTGGAAACAAGAACATGA
- a CDS encoding cupredoxin domain-containing protein: MNTRSLKGFRIAATLATVLVAALVAGCVSSPEKDSQAVSKTEAATKVKMSSVLFSPREVTVAVGSTIEWVNEDAMPHDVTGKDKAWQSAGAAGGMGQGATFSKTFHGAGVYEYYCTLHSSGPGNGMWGKVTVK, translated from the coding sequence ATGAACACGAGAAGCCTGAAAGGATTCCGGATCGCCGCGACGCTTGCGACTGTATTGGTGGCCGCGCTCGTCGCTGGTTGTGTGTCGAGCCCGGAGAAAGATAGCCAGGCGGTTTCGAAAACCGAAGCCGCGACGAAGGTGAAGATGTCTTCGGTCCTGTTCTCTCCGCGCGAGGTGACCGTCGCGGTCGGCTCGACCATTGAATGGGTGAACGAGGACGCCATGCCCCACGACGTGACCGGCAAGGACAAGGCGTGGCAAAGCGCGGGCGCGGCCGGGGGGATGGGACAGGGCGCGACGTTCTCTAAGACGTTCCATGGCGCCGGCGTCTACGAGTATTACTGCACGCTCCACAGCAGCGGACCCGGCAACGGCATGTGGGGAAAAGTCACCGTGAAGTAG